One Pan paniscus chromosome 16, NHGRI_mPanPan1-v2.0_pri, whole genome shotgun sequence DNA segment encodes these proteins:
- the LOC129394059 gene encoding uncharacterized protein LOC129394059 — translation MHLQPAWVPELQPPSACRQQPPGNSRARPHSPHLGSRAKCPCGCGQARRSVLQQLHRGGNRPSAPSPVAAEGPWIEIWSSDRGGAGPGQGLAGSQARGTRDPEAAQGMLHHLGAQLQAPGDSQAGWRAQPRRTRARCRRGCDQARRSAQGRLHLGRNGPSTPSPVAADGPWGGPDLSSEEERGGSHGQAGPQAGRNARLRFRDVPRQPRRTRKPAAPVSLCHSLRNHQTVFHSKCIIFYS, via the coding sequence ATGCACCTCCAGCCCGCCTGGGTACCCGAGCTGCAGCCGCCTTCTGCGTGCAGGCAGCAGCCTCCAGGCAACTCCCGAGCCCGCCCACACTCCCCACATCTCGGAAGCAGGGCCAAATGTCCCTGTGGCTGTGGCCAAGCCAGGCGGTCTGTCCTGCAGCAGCTGCACAGGGGCGGGAACCGGCCCTCAGCCCCATCCCCGGTGGCTGCAGAGGGCCCCTGGATAGAGATCTGGAGCTCTGACAGAGGAGGAGCCGGGCCGGGGCAGGGTCTGGCAGGCTCTCAGGCCAGGGGCACCCGCGATCCAGAGGCCGCCCAGGGCATGCTCCACCACCTGGGCGCCCAGCTACAGGCGCCGGGCGACTCCCAAGCTGGCTGGCGCGCCCAGCCTCGCAGAACCAGGGCTAGATGTCGCCGTGGCTGCGACCAAGCCAGGCGGTCTGCCCAGGGGCGGCTGCACCTGGGCAGGAACGGACCCTCAACCCCATCCCCGGTGGCTGCAGACGGCCCCTGGGGCGGCCCCGATCTCTCTTCGGAGGAGGAGAGGGGCGGGAGTCACGGCCAGGCGGGCCCTCAGGCGGGAAGGAATGCGCGCCTGCGATTCCGGGACGTCCCGCGACAGCCCAGGAGAACCCGCAAGCCAGCGGCGCCTGTTTCTCTGTGTCAttctttgaggaaccaccaaactgttttccacagcaagtGCATCATTTTCTATTCCTAG